The Pseudoalteromonas spongiae UST010723-006 genome window below encodes:
- a CDS encoding metallophosphoesterase, with protein MKKITILTSLLLAASALPALSNERISFLAFGDGGYHPDYPKQKHLTKPKTKAEFIAAEKKDWLEEHRPIEEFGHAPIYVYPGTEIATEDTGAASVGKAMATLCQNVACQFGIQLGDNIYPDGADANDGKDDQKRMNDLILSPLKPLFEQQPELVVYSALGNHDWKTSRKGVALQTAWMAKQPNFHMDKQGYYRFKQGSPGNDVEFFVLDTNMLLSGQHYYEIPLATDGSEQGLATALAKGQAEVEDIEKHEVPLDGEDHKQLAWLAKGLKTSKAKWKIVYGHHILWSIGGTKYDEGHVLRRLILPELCQYADAYIAGHEHDLELLTDDCSRVSSDKKPPLPLIISGAASKMRGVHRGLANYQERQYQEYDLIWNKAFTWGFAHIELDNQQDELNVNFYTTPTNKSGELVKEKSFSFKHRSK; from the coding sequence ATGAAAAAAATAACCATTTTAACAAGTTTATTATTAGCAGCGAGCGCATTGCCTGCACTTTCCAACGAGCGAATCTCGTTTTTAGCATTTGGCGATGGCGGCTACCACCCAGATTATCCAAAACAAAAACATTTAACAAAGCCAAAAACTAAAGCTGAATTTATTGCCGCTGAAAAAAAAGATTGGCTAGAAGAGCACCGCCCAATCGAAGAGTTTGGCCACGCGCCAATTTATGTTTACCCGGGCACCGAGATTGCCACTGAGGATACAGGAGCCGCAAGTGTTGGCAAGGCAATGGCAACGCTTTGCCAAAACGTTGCATGTCAGTTTGGTATTCAGCTGGGTGATAATATTTACCCTGATGGCGCCGATGCAAATGATGGAAAAGACGACCAGAAACGCATGAACGACCTTATTTTATCGCCGCTAAAGCCTTTGTTTGAGCAACAACCTGAGTTAGTTGTGTACTCTGCATTGGGTAACCATGACTGGAAAACATCGCGTAAAGGGGTTGCACTTCAAACAGCTTGGATGGCAAAACAGCCTAATTTCCACATGGATAAACAAGGGTATTACCGTTTTAAACAAGGCTCACCCGGAAATGATGTGGAATTTTTTGTGTTAGACACCAATATGCTGTTATCAGGTCAGCATTACTATGAAATCCCACTAGCAACAGATGGTAGCGAGCAGGGTTTAGCAACGGCTCTTGCTAAAGGGCAAGCAGAAGTCGAGGACATTGAAAAACACGAAGTACCGCTTGATGGTGAAGATCATAAACAGCTTGCGTGGCTGGCTAAAGGCTTAAAAACCTCAAAAGCAAAATGGAAAATTGTCTATGGTCACCATATTTTATGGTCAATTGGCGGCACAAAATACGATGAAGGCCATGTATTAAGGCGCTTAATTTTGCCTGAACTATGCCAATACGCAGATGCCTATATTGCAGGGCATGAACATGATTTAGAGTTATTAACGGATGATTGTTCGCGTGTTTCATCTGATAAAAAACCACCATTACCGCTTATAATTAGTGGCGCTGCGTCTAAAATGCGCGGTGTGCATCGCGGACTTGCAAATTATCAAGAGCGTCAATATCAAGAATACGATCTCATTTGGAATAAGGCTTTCACTTGGGGATTTGCCCATATTGAACTCGATAACCAGCAAGATGAGTTAAACGTTAACTTTTATACGACACCAACAAATAAAAGTGGTGAGCTAGTAAAAGAGAAAAGCTTTAGTTTTAAACACCGCAGTAAATAA